A window from Deltaproteobacteria bacterium encodes these proteins:
- the ald gene encoding alanine dehydrogenase — MVIGVPKEIKISENRVGLTEAGVKQLVMEGHTLLVEKDAGVGSRITNEDYIRAGAKIVDSAKDIYGQADMVMKVKEPLPDEYGLLRENQILYTYLHLAAEAKLTKVLCERRVKSIAYETIQLEDGSLPLLTPMSEVAGRMATQIGAYYLQKDHGGKGILLGGVTGVNRGKVTIIGGGVVGINAAKMAVGLGAEVTILDVNHKRLEYLDDVFQGRLTTLHSNTANIEASVIGSDLVVGGVLVTGWKAPVLVTKSMIERMQPGSVVVDVAVDQGGCIETCRPTSHQSPTYEVSGVIHYCVPNMPGVVARTSTYALTNATFKYASMLAALGVEDAIAKDKALFKGLNVYGGSVCYEPVARSLDMEYKPYRV, encoded by the coding sequence ATCGTCATTGGTGTTCCGAAGGAAATTAAAATTTCTGAGAACCGAGTGGGTCTAACAGAAGCGGGCGTGAAGCAGCTCGTGATGGAAGGCCACACACTTCTTGTTGAAAAAGACGCTGGGGTTGGAAGCCGGATTACAAACGAAGACTACATTCGCGCTGGTGCAAAAATCGTCGATTCGGCAAAAGATATTTATGGTCAGGCCGACATGGTCATGAAAGTGAAAGAACCACTTCCGGACGAATATGGTCTTCTCCGCGAAAACCAAATTTTGTACACGTACCTGCATTTAGCTGCAGAAGCGAAACTCACGAAAGTTCTCTGTGAACGTCGCGTGAAATCGATTGCTTACGAAACGATCCAATTGGAAGACGGTTCGCTCCCGCTTTTAACACCAATGTCAGAAGTTGCAGGCCGAATGGCCACCCAAATTGGTGCTTACTATCTACAAAAAGATCACGGTGGAAAAGGGATTCTCCTCGGCGGCGTCACTGGCGTAAATCGCGGTAAAGTCACTATCATCGGTGGCGGAGTCGTCGGTATCAACGCTGCGAAAATGGCTGTCGGCCTTGGTGCTGAAGTCACAATTCTTGATGTGAACCACAAGCGCCTTGAATACCTTGATGATGTTTTCCAGGGCCGTTTGACGACACTTCACTCAAATACAGCGAATATTGAAGCAAGTGTCATTGGTTCTGATCTTGTGGTTGGCGGAGTTTTGGTCACTGGCTGGAAAGCACCGGTCCTTGTCACGAAGTCGATGATCGAACGCATGCAGCCAGGTTCTGTCGTGGTTGACGTTGCGGTTGACCAAGGCGGTTGTATTGAAACGTGCCGTCCAACATCGCACCAAAGCCCAACGTACGAAGTCAGTGGCGTGATTCATTACTGTGTACCTAACATGCCAGGTGTCGTGGCGCGCACGTCGACCTATGCATTGACGAATGCGACCTTCAAATACGCTTCGATGCTTGCTGCCTTGGGTGTTGAAGATGCG
- a CDS encoding UDP-3-O-acyl-N-acetylglucosamine deacetylase, translated as MYLQRTIRKRVTVDGLGLHKGQPASLSFRPAPPDTGIHVVRVDLPGSPSIPVRAENIQATSLATTLGGPAFSVSTVEHCLSALAAFRIDNLFIELSGPEIPIGDGSAKVFMEALLAAGFAEQEEPRHYLYITEPVFYGEGDKHAYVVPYSGLRVTCTIDFPNPCIGRSRMDLDINETSFAREVAPARTFGFLKDVEAMRSRGLALGGSLDNAIVIGDDGVINPDGLRFQDEFVRHKVLDALGDLVTLGRPLLGHVVLFKAGHDIMSKLVKKILASPDRTKSIELGGAWTNQVASSIAGFNRTGI; from the coding sequence ATGTATCTTCAGCGAACCATTCGAAAACGTGTAACGGTCGATGGCCTGGGTCTTCACAAAGGGCAACCCGCGTCCCTTTCCTTCCGGCCGGCTCCACCTGACACCGGAATCCATGTCGTTCGCGTCGACCTGCCAGGATCTCCTTCGATCCCTGTGCGCGCAGAAAATATTCAAGCTACGTCGCTTGCGACAACATTGGGAGGCCCGGCATTCTCGGTCTCGACAGTTGAGCACTGCCTCTCAGCGCTCGCCGCGTTTCGCATCGACAACTTGTTCATTGAGCTTTCGGGTCCGGAAATTCCAATCGGCGATGGGTCAGCAAAAGTATTCATGGAAGCGCTCTTGGCGGCGGGCTTCGCTGAGCAAGAAGAGCCACGACACTACTTGTATATCACGGAGCCGGTATTTTACGGGGAAGGTGACAAGCACGCCTACGTCGTACCGTATTCAGGGCTTCGCGTGACGTGTACGATTGATTTTCCAAATCCTTGCATCGGGCGAAGCCGAATGGATCTCGATATCAACGAAACCAGTTTTGCTCGCGAAGTCGCGCCCGCCCGCACCTTTGGATTTCTAAAGGATGTTGAAGCAATGCGGTCGAGAGGTTTGGCGTTAGGCGGAAGTCTGGACAATGCGATCGTGATTGGTGACGACGGCGTTATCAATCCCGACGGCCTTCGCTTTCAAGACGAGTTCGTGCGCCACAAGGTTCTTGACGCACTTGGAGATTTGGTGACTTTAGGGCGCCCGCTTCTTGGGCATGTCGTCCTTTTTAAAGCTGGTCACGACATCATGAGTAAGCTCGTAAAGAAGATCCTCGCGTCACCAGATCGCACGAAATCAATCGAGCTGGGAGGCGCTTGGACAAACCAGGTTGCCTCCTCAATTGCCGGCTTCAACCGAACCGGTATTTAA
- the ruvB gene encoding Holliday junction branch migration DNA helicase RuvB — translation MSQTSAVQPVERNPVLQATPQSGETWENTLRPRRFDEFPGQHKTKEKIAVFVEAAKKRGEPLDHILLSGPPGLGKTTLAHIIADTMGVECKTTSGPALDRKGEIAAILTGLRPGTVLFIDEIHRLNRTIEEYLYSAMEDYYIDIVTGEGLGARSMKFQLAPFTLIGATTRAGLVNAPLRDRFGIVERLQFYSKQDLVEILTRSAQILAIKITPEGAMEVARRSRGTPRIANRLLKRVRDFAEVRGRGVIDEEAARAALDMLEVDELGLDDMDRRILGLIHEKFAGGPVGIETLSAALSEEKDTLEEVYEPFLIQEGLVQKTPRGRMITDLARAHLGVL, via the coding sequence ATCTCCCAGACTTCAGCGGTTCAGCCCGTCGAGCGCAATCCCGTTCTGCAGGCGACACCGCAGTCGGGTGAGACCTGGGAAAATACTCTTCGCCCACGACGCTTTGATGAATTCCCGGGACAGCATAAAACCAAAGAAAAAATTGCGGTTTTTGTTGAGGCGGCAAAGAAGCGTGGGGAACCGCTGGACCATATTCTTTTGAGCGGACCTCCAGGCCTGGGAAAAACAACGCTCGCTCACATCATTGCCGACACGATGGGAGTTGAGTGCAAGACCACCTCAGGACCAGCGCTCGACCGCAAAGGTGAAATCGCGGCGATTTTGACAGGTCTCCGCCCTGGCACAGTCTTGTTTATCGATGAAATTCATCGTCTGAATCGTACGATTGAGGAATATCTCTACAGCGCGATGGAAGATTACTATATCGACATCGTCACCGGGGAAGGCCTCGGGGCGCGCTCGATGAAGTTTCAGCTGGCGCCGTTTACCCTGATCGGTGCGACGACGCGTGCGGGTCTGGTCAATGCACCACTTCGAGATCGGTTTGGAATTGTCGAGCGACTGCAATTTTATTCGAAGCAGGATTTGGTCGAGATTCTTACGCGCTCGGCACAGATATTGGCAATTAAGATCACCCCTGAAGGAGCGATGGAAGTTGCAAGACGGTCGCGTGGAACTCCACGAATTGCCAATCGTTTGCTAAAGCGAGTTCGAGATTTCGCCGAGGTTCGGGGCCGTGGAGTGATCGATGAAGAAGCGGCGCGCGCTGCTCTCGATATGTTAGAGGTCGATGAGCTTGGCCTGGATGATATGGATCGTCGTATATTGGGCTTGATCCACGAAAAGTTTGCGGGAGGACCTGTCGGAATCGAAACTTTGTCGGCGGCACTTTCGGAAGAAAAAGACACTCTTGAAGAAGTTTACGAGCCGTTTTTGATTCAAGAAGGCTTAGTGCAAAAAACGCCGAGAGGTCGAATGATCACGGACTTGGCGCGGGCGCATTTAGGCGTTCTCTAG
- the ruvA gene encoding Holliday junction branch migration protein RuvA: MIGKIRGIVEERDAETCLVDVAGVGYELTCSVPTLDEAALGQKAVFHVYTHVREDQIALFGFSSKLEKELFLSLLSVNGVGPKMAIKILSSTSMGELARAIESGDVKALSQLPKVGKKTAEQLVITLKGKVAPYLERGFSVSNAYTSGGRVSVGGAMPLEGQASILHEISSALLNLGFRAPEIERVMTALETREATVSSTAQALTLEEGVRFALQTLGGMR, translated from the coding sequence ATGATCGGTAAAATTCGCGGAATTGTGGAAGAGCGCGATGCAGAAACTTGCCTCGTGGACGTCGCCGGAGTCGGCTATGAACTGACATGTTCGGTTCCAACCTTAGATGAAGCAGCGCTTGGCCAGAAAGCTGTTTTTCATGTTTATACGCACGTGCGTGAAGACCAAATCGCACTGTTTGGATTTTCTAGTAAGTTAGAGAAGGAACTTTTTCTTTCGCTTTTGTCGGTCAACGGGGTTGGTCCGAAGATGGCGATCAAAATTCTTTCTTCGACTTCTATGGGAGAACTCGCTCGTGCGATTGAATCGGGCGATGTGAAAGCGCTCTCTCAATTGCCAAAAGTAGGAAAAAAAACCGCTGAACAATTGGTGATTACTTTGAAAGGGAAGGTCGCTCCCTATCTCGAGAGAGGATTTTCGGTTTCGAATGCCTACACATCCGGAGGAAGAGTTTCGGTTGGCGGGGCAATGCCACTTGAGGGGCAGGCCTCCATCCTCCATGAAATTTCGAGCGCCCTTTTAAATCTTGGGTTTCGTGCGCCCGAGATCGAGCGCGTAATGACGGCACTTGAAACTCGCGAGGCGACAGTTTCTTCGACGGCCCAAGCGTTGACGTTGGAAGAGGGAGTGCGATTTGCGCTACAGACCTTGGGAGGAATGCGCTAG
- a CDS encoding crossover junction endodeoxyribonuclease RuvC, with protein sequence MAKYSLKRSTVTIFGVDPGTRRLGFGWIEVDAWSPETIVARGCGVIEPEGKEALASRLASILRELQKIFAERQPDRVVVEKVFLGKSVTSAFVLGESRGVVLAVAASYGAEIFETAAKTAKKSVTGRGNAEKTEVRLILDRVLGLGGELETLPLDASDGLALAYQGWRDYVLERRTGEAHL encoded by the coding sequence ATGGCGAAGTATTCCCTAAAGCGATCTACAGTGACGATTTTTGGGGTCGATCCGGGCACAAGACGACTTGGTTTTGGCTGGATTGAGGTGGATGCCTGGTCGCCGGAAACTATTGTAGCGCGCGGCTGTGGGGTCATTGAGCCTGAAGGTAAGGAAGCTTTGGCATCGCGGTTGGCTTCAATTCTGAGGGAGCTTCAGAAGATTTTTGCAGAGCGTCAGCCAGATCGAGTTGTCGTCGAAAAAGTATTTCTCGGGAAAAGTGTCACGTCTGCATTTGTACTCGGAGAATCTCGTGGCGTCGTTCTAGCCGTCGCCGCTAGCTATGGTGCAGAAATTTTTGAAACGGCTGCCAAGACTGCAAAAAAGAGTGTCACCGGACGCGGCAACGCTGAGAAGACAGAAGTGCGCTTGATCTTAGACCGAGTTTTGGGACTTGGCGGCGAGCTTGAAACTTTACCGCTCGACGCGAGCGATGGACTTGCACTTGCGTATCAAGGATGGCGAGACTACGTCCTCGAACGTAGAACTGGAGAAGCCCACCTATGA
- a CDS encoding tetratricopeptide repeat protein yields the protein MNKMAVETGKRDEKTNPSGLPNAEFIERCQLEYERNPSSRVFAPLAEAYRRLDLVEEAFEIASRGVRLHPDFAAGRIAYARVLIAKKAYIDAVDQLQRSAELSPDNILAFLLLGETLLELRRPKDALNAFKMVLFLNPLHERARKMVQKWEFLTADEFEDENFEWSHDEAPPLDEQESKTTLRVRNDPTRADREAHRAISIADALTVRNDIEGAFAQIGRSIRSLGPRPDLEHRLMLLGKRMGLRPEEIQRLATDGLNRNFGPTEDPVQLKKEKIKKLLKKVNRGKLADSANSSD from the coding sequence ATGAACAAGATGGCGGTAGAAACTGGCAAGCGAGACGAAAAAACAAATCCTTCGGGACTGCCAAATGCGGAGTTCATCGAACGTTGCCAATTGGAATACGAACGAAATCCGAGCTCGCGAGTTTTCGCACCTTTAGCGGAAGCCTATCGCCGTTTAGACCTTGTCGAAGAGGCCTTTGAAATTGCAAGTCGAGGCGTTCGTTTACATCCAGATTTTGCCGCAGGACGAATCGCATACGCACGAGTTTTGATAGCAAAAAAAGCTTATATCGACGCTGTTGATCAGCTACAGCGATCTGCTGAACTTTCGCCCGATAATATTTTGGCCTTTTTACTTCTCGGCGAGACGCTACTTGAATTGCGTAGACCGAAAGATGCCTTGAATGCGTTCAAGATGGTGCTGTTTCTTAACCCGCTTCATGAACGAGCGCGGAAAATGGTTCAGAAATGGGAGTTCTTAACAGCTGACGAATTTGAAGATGAAAACTTCGAATGGTCTCACGATGAAGCCCCCCCGCTTGACGAACAAGAATCAAAAACCACCCTTCGGGTCCGCAACGACCCTACCCGCGCCGACCGTGAAGCCCACCGGGCGATCTCCATTGCAGATGCCCTGACAGTTCGCAATGATATCGAAGGAGCGTTCGCGCAGATCGGTCGCTCCATTCGTTCGTTAGGGCCGCGCCCTGACCTTGAGCACCGGCTTATGCTTCTTGGGAAGCGCATGGGACTTAGGCCCGAAGAAATTCAACGGCTTGCGACCGATGGCTTAAACCGGAATTTCGGTCCGACTGAGGACCCTGTCCAGCTGAAAAAAGAAAAAATTAAAAAACTGCTTAAAAAGGTCAATCGGGGCAAACTTGCCGACTCTGCCAATTCGAGTGATTGA